From one Lactiplantibacillus paraplantarum genomic stretch:
- the pplA gene encoding extracellular electron transfer flavoprotein PplA yields MKFKSVITGASVVAISALALAGCGSSSSSSSSSSSKKSSSSSSSAKTTKVAKLTAGSKMKAGTYNLEEENYSHGYRTKMSITVNNNGKITKSNYDQVNKNGKSKTDDTSYNKQMKKIAGTNPKTYMPKLNKTLTGSAATGNVGSIDVVTGATESSKTFQNYTQQLVQAAQAGNKSTIKIDNGAKMKDGTYKLNEKNYSHGYKVTFAITVKDNKITKSEYNQVNKNGKSKVDDAAYNKQMKKVAKTNPKTYQPALNKSLVKSSDPTKVDVVTGATESSNTFIMYAEQLQNAAQKGDTNTITVDNMIFSE; encoded by the coding sequence ATGAAATTCAAATCAGTTATTACAGGTGCTTCAGTTGTGGCTATTTCAGCTTTAGCTTTGGCAGGTTGTGGCAGTAGTTCTTCAAGTTCTAGTTCAAGCTCTTCAAAGAAGAGTTCATCTTCAAGCTCATCAGCTAAGACAACTAAGGTTGCTAAATTAACTGCTGGTAGCAAAATGAAAGCGGGTACTTATAACCTCGAAGAAGAAAATTATTCACATGGTTACCGGACTAAGATGAGCATTACCGTTAATAACAACGGTAAAATCACTAAGTCTAATTATGATCAAGTGAACAAGAACGGTAAGTCTAAGACCGATGATACTTCATATAACAAACAAATGAAGAAGATTGCCGGAACGAATCCTAAGACTTACATGCCTAAGTTGAACAAGACTTTGACGGGTTCTGCCGCGACTGGTAACGTTGGTTCAATTGACGTTGTGACTGGTGCCACTGAATCATCAAAGACATTCCAAAACTATACCCAGCAATTAGTTCAAGCTGCTCAAGCGGGTAACAAGTCTACGATCAAGATTGACAACGGTGCCAAGATGAAAGACGGTACTTACAAGTTGAACGAAAAGAATTACTCACATGGGTACAAAGTCACCTTCGCAATTACGGTTAAGGATAACAAGATTACGAAGTCTGAATACAACCAAGTTAACAAGAATGGCAAGTCCAAGGTTGACGATGCCGCTTACAACAAGCAAATGAAGAAAGTTGCTAAGACCAACCCTAAGACTTATCAACCAGCTTTGAACAAGTCATTGGTTAAGAGCAGTGACCCAACTAAGGTTGACGTTGTGACTGGTGCCACTGAATCTTCTAACACCTTCATCATGTATGCGGAACAATTGCAAAATGCTGCACAAAAGGGCGACACGAATACGATTACCGTTGACAACATGATTTTCTCTGAATAA
- the rpsI gene encoding 30S ribosomal protein S9, which translates to MAQVQYRGTGRRKDSVARVRLVPGTGKIVMNDKSVEDYIPFADIRKELLQPFEVTETTEQYDVLVNVNGGGFHGQAGATRHGIARALLEVDPDFRTPLKRAGLLTRDARMKERKKPGLKKARKASQFSKR; encoded by the coding sequence TTGGCTCAAGTACAATATCGCGGCACAGGCCGTCGTAAAGATTCAGTAGCCCGCGTACGCTTAGTACCAGGTACTGGTAAAATTGTTATGAATGACAAATCTGTTGAAGATTACATTCCATTTGCAGATATTCGCAAGGAATTGTTACAACCATTCGAAGTAACTGAAACAACTGAACAATATGATGTTTTAGTTAACGTTAATGGTGGTGGCTTCCATGGTCAAGCCGGCGCAACTCGTCATGGGATCGCTCGGGCATTGCTCGAAGTTGACCCAGATTTCCGTACTCCTTTGAAGCGCGCGGGTCTCTTAACTCGTGATGCTCGTATGAAGGAACGTAAGAAGCCAGGTTTGAAGAAAGCCCGGAAAGCTTCACAATTCTCAAAACGTTAA
- a CDS encoding helix-turn-helix domain-containing protein: MSKFNLELRIKVVTEYLSGKGSPSLAKKYRISNHAIILGWVHRFERRGIEGLKDRSMSQEYSSQFKVDVLNWRKRNQASLPVTALHFDLSSPSTIWQWEKHFQESGIAGLECKRGNPKTMAKHKQNNPKPEKPQTPAAELKQLKQENQMLKIENEFLKKLDALARKKSKHTNSSN; encoded by the coding sequence ATGTCAAAATTTAATTTAGAACTTCGAATAAAGGTCGTTACTGAATACTTATCTGGTAAAGGTTCACCGTCTCTAGCTAAGAAGTATCGCATTAGCAATCATGCAATCATTCTGGGTTGGGTTCATCGATTTGAGCGGCGAGGTATTGAAGGTCTAAAAGACCGGTCAATGTCCCAAGAATATTCTAGTCAGTTCAAAGTCGATGTATTAAACTGGAGGAAACGAAATCAAGCTTCGCTTCCAGTGACTGCCTTACACTTTGACTTGTCGTCGCCAAGTACGATTTGGCAGTGGGAAAAACACTTCCAGGAATCTGGAATAGCGGGACTTGAGTGCAAACGAGGGAATCCTAAGACCATGGCCAAACACAAGCAGAACAACCCCAAACCTGAAAAACCACAGACTCCAGCCGCAGAATTGAAGCAGCTAAAACAAGAGAATCAAATGTTAAAAATAGAAAATGAATTCTTAAAAAAACTCGATGCCTTAGCACGAAAGAAGTCAAAACACACGAACTCATCGAACTAG
- a CDS encoding energy-coupling factor ABC transporter ATP-binding protein: protein MAITFKQVDFTYQPGTPFATKALTDINVTIPTGSYTALIGHTGSGKSTLLQHLNALLKPTSGTVTIGERVITPTTSNKDLKRLRQHVGIVFQFPESQLFEETVAKDIAFGPQNFGVSEADALKTAAEMLSLVGLDESLLTRSPFDLSGGQMRRVAIAGVLAMQPQVLVLDEPTAGLDPQGRLDMMEMFARLRRERDLTVVLVTHQMDDVANYADNVIVMDQGRIVKTGSPREIFKDPAWLTAHQLGLPKTTAFAHTLQKQGWQFAEWPLTEDELAQAIVQQLPPNTLGEVATHDE, encoded by the coding sequence ATGGCAATTACGTTCAAACAAGTAGATTTTACTTACCAACCGGGTACGCCGTTCGCAACAAAGGCGTTAACTGATATTAACGTCACGATTCCCACCGGTTCGTATACGGCCTTGATCGGTCATACTGGGAGTGGTAAATCAACGCTTCTACAGCATTTAAATGCCTTATTAAAGCCAACCAGTGGGACGGTAACGATTGGTGAACGGGTGATTACCCCGACGACGAGTAATAAGGACCTAAAACGATTACGACAACACGTTGGGATTGTCTTTCAATTTCCAGAAAGTCAGTTGTTCGAAGAAACCGTGGCGAAAGATATTGCGTTTGGTCCCCAGAACTTTGGGGTTAGCGAAGCGGATGCTCTGAAAACGGCGGCTGAAATGCTGTCCTTAGTTGGACTAGATGAATCGCTATTGACCCGTTCCCCATTTGACCTCTCAGGTGGTCAGATGCGACGTGTCGCAATTGCGGGCGTCCTTGCAATGCAGCCCCAGGTGCTCGTCTTAGATGAACCCACCGCCGGACTGGATCCGCAAGGCCGCTTAGACATGATGGAGATGTTCGCCCGATTACGTCGTGAACGCGACTTAACGGTCGTGCTGGTCACCCATCAGATGGATGATGTGGCCAATTACGCGGATAATGTTATCGTGATGGATCAGGGGCGGATCGTCAAAACAGGGTCGCCCCGGGAGATTTTTAAAGATCCAGCATGGTTAACGGCGCATCAACTCGGATTACCGAAAACCACTGCGTTTGCGCATACGTTGCAAAAACAGGGCTGGCAGTTTGCGGAATGGCCGTTAACAGAAGATGAATTGGCCCAAGCGATTGTTCAGCAATTACCACCGAATACCCTTGGGGAGGTGGCTACCCATGATGAATAA
- the rplM gene encoding 50S ribosomal protein L13 codes for MRTTYMAKPGEIDRKWYVVDATDVPLGRLSTVVASILRGKNKPTFTPNVDTGDNVIVINASKIALTGKKAERKIYYHHTAYAGGLKERTAGDFLAKEPTKLIETSVKGMLPHNSLGHKMGLKLHVYAGAEHTQQAQKPEVLDITNLI; via the coding sequence GTGCGTACAACATATATGGCTAAACCAGGTGAAATTGATCGTAAATGGTATGTAGTTGATGCAACCGATGTACCTTTGGGTCGTCTTTCAACTGTCGTAGCATCAATCTTGCGTGGTAAGAACAAACCTACCTTTACCCCTAACGTGGATACTGGTGATAACGTGATCGTTATCAATGCAAGTAAGATTGCTTTAACTGGGAAGAAAGCAGAACGGAAGATTTATTATCACCATACTGCTTATGCTGGTGGTTTAAAGGAACGGACTGCCGGTGACTTCTTAGCAAAGGAACCAACTAAATTGATTGAAACTTCAGTTAAGGGTATGCTTCCTCACAACTCTTTAGGTCACAAAATGGGCTTGAAGTTGCATGTTTATGCTGGTGCAGAACATACGCAACAAGCACAAAAGCCTGAAGTTTTGGACATCACTAACTTAATCTAA
- a CDS encoding IS3 family transposase has translation MELVDELRQNFQVSIKLVLKAVRIPRSTYYYAKEHRGRNLDDSQIIQAIDEIRQQDPKYTRKYGYRRITGALHDAYGFKINHKRVLRIMREQDWLCGAFNRQKRKYNSYKGTVGVIAPNRLKRRFKTDRPYQKLVTDVSEFRYGNQSQNERVYLEPVLDLFNGEVLAFNISDHPTVEFALKPLKEALNQIPVLDYRTTVHTDQGFQYQHRHWQNTLKEHHVFQSMSRKATCLDNAAMESFFHIMKVEVMDEHFETKTALIEAMNEWIDFYNHRRIKTKLDGKSPIKYRELTVQKAA, from the coding sequence ATCGAACTAGTAGACGAGTTAAGGCAGAATTTTCAAGTTTCCATCAAACTAGTTCTTAAGGCTGTTCGTATTCCTCGCAGCACGTATTATTATGCTAAGGAGCATCGTGGTCGTAACTTAGATGATTCACAAATTATTCAGGCAATTGATGAGATTCGTCAACAAGATCCAAAATATACTCGGAAATACGGGTACCGACGAATAACCGGTGCTTTACATGACGCTTATGGCTTTAAAATCAATCATAAGCGGGTCTTACGGATTATGCGGGAACAAGACTGGCTATGTGGCGCCTTTAATCGGCAGAAACGAAAGTATAATTCTTACAAGGGAACTGTTGGCGTCATCGCCCCAAATCGACTTAAGCGACGATTCAAAACAGATCGGCCTTACCAGAAGTTAGTCACCGACGTCAGTGAATTTCGATATGGGAACCAAAGCCAAAATGAACGGGTTTATTTAGAACCAGTCCTCGACCTCTTCAATGGAGAGGTTCTGGCTTTCAATATCAGTGACCACCCGACCGTTGAATTCGCTTTAAAGCCTTTGAAAGAAGCCCTAAATCAAATACCGGTGTTAGATTATCGGACGACTGTCCATACTGACCAAGGGTTTCAGTATCAGCATCGCCACTGGCAAAACACGCTTAAAGAGCACCATGTATTTCAGAGTATGTCGCGTAAAGCCACTTGTCTCGACAACGCCGCCATGGAGTCGTTTTTTCACATTATGAAAGTCGAGGTTATGGATGAACATTTTGAGACCAAAACAGCGCTTATCGAAGCTATGAACGAATGGATAGACTTCTACAATCATCGGCGCATCAAAACAAAACTGGACGGCAAGTCCCCGATAAAATACCGGGAACTTACCGTCCAGAAAGCAGCTTAA
- a CDS encoding energy-coupling factor transporter transmembrane component T family protein yields the protein MMNKLIFGRYIPGESVVHHMDPRAKLLLSFYFIGIIFIANNWPTYVLLFAFTLAAIYLSGVKWSFFINGVKPLIWLILFTVILQVLFSASGGHVYFQWGIITISQLGLINGVYIFCRFVLIIFMSTLLTLTTPPLELSDAIEYLLMPLRAVHFPVYEVALMLSIALRFVPTLMDETEKIMNAQRARGVDFGEGNIFQQMRAVVPLLIPLFVSSFNRAEDLATAMEARGYQGGEGRSKFRILKWHARDTWATGCFAVLTIALIFLRG from the coding sequence ATGATGAATAAGCTGATTTTTGGACGCTATATTCCCGGCGAATCAGTGGTCCACCACATGGATCCCCGCGCCAAATTATTATTGAGTTTTTACTTTATTGGAATTATTTTTATTGCCAATAATTGGCCGACCTATGTGTTGTTATTTGCATTCACGTTAGCGGCAATTTACTTGTCCGGTGTCAAATGGTCGTTTTTTATTAACGGGGTTAAACCGTTAATTTGGCTAATCTTATTCACCGTCATCTTGCAAGTACTGTTCAGCGCTAGTGGTGGCCACGTGTACTTTCAGTGGGGGATTATTACCATCAGTCAACTGGGACTGATTAATGGGGTCTACATCTTCTGCCGGTTCGTGCTGATTATTTTCATGTCAACCTTGTTGACCTTAACAACGCCACCATTGGAGTTATCAGACGCCATTGAATATTTGTTGATGCCATTGCGAGCGGTGCATTTTCCGGTCTATGAGGTGGCCTTAATGCTGTCGATTGCATTACGATTTGTGCCAACGCTGATGGACGAGACGGAAAAAATTATGAATGCACAACGGGCCCGCGGTGTCGACTTTGGCGAGGGCAATATCTTTCAACAGATGCGCGCCGTGGTGCCGTTACTGATACCACTATTTGTCAGTTCGTTTAATCGAGCTGAAGACTTAGCGACCGCCATGGAAGCTCGTGGCTATCAGGGTGGTGAAGGCCGCAGTAAATTTCGAATTCTCAAGTGGCACGCGCGTGATACTTGGGCAACCGGCTGTTTTGCAGTATTGACGATTGCGCTGATCTTCTTGCGCGGATAA
- a CDS encoding FAD:protein FMN transferase, translating into MKLKKWIQIGLIMAMIVPLTACSTSTSNKDAASSRPKPTKVVKTPIEDTQFMMGTVVTLRIYNKGKDKVLAGAFKLLKSEAKKITVNQKGSEIDKINAAAGKNPVKVSKDIYPMIKAAYYYSKNSDESFDLAIGPITSLWHIGFSDAKVPTQQEIDQNVKLVDYKKVKLNDKKRTVYLEEKGMQLDLGGIAKGYMTDQVKTYLLDHGVSTAIIDLGGNIYVLGDSPKGTKSGNWTVGIQDPKASRGTAIGSLPAKNKSIVTSGIYERYLKKNGKVYSHLMDPQTGAPYQNNLMGVSIISKKSVDGDALSTATFDKGLKAGMKYINSKASQGIGAIFITKDKKVYVSDNLKKQFTLFGDEGYKYGPISDLK; encoded by the coding sequence ATGAAGCTAAAAAAATGGATTCAAATTGGGCTAATTATGGCAATGATTGTGCCATTGACGGCGTGTAGCACTAGTACGAGCAACAAAGATGCGGCTAGTAGTCGCCCTAAGCCAACTAAGGTTGTAAAGACACCAATTGAGGATACGCAGTTCATGATGGGAACCGTGGTAACGCTGCGGATTTATAATAAGGGCAAAGATAAGGTGCTAGCCGGGGCGTTCAAGTTATTAAAATCGGAAGCTAAAAAGATCACGGTCAACCAAAAAGGCTCTGAAATCGATAAAATCAATGCGGCAGCTGGGAAAAATCCGGTCAAGGTTAGTAAAGATATCTATCCGATGATCAAAGCGGCCTACTACTATAGTAAGAATTCAGACGAATCTTTTGATTTAGCAATTGGACCGATTACATCACTGTGGCACATTGGTTTTTCGGATGCCAAAGTGCCAACTCAGCAAGAAATTGATCAAAATGTTAAATTGGTTGATTATAAGAAAGTTAAGTTAAATGATAAAAAGCGAACCGTCTATCTTGAAGAAAAGGGCATGCAATTGGATCTTGGTGGGATTGCCAAAGGATACATGACCGATCAAGTGAAGACTTATTTATTGGATCATGGGGTTTCAACGGCCATTATTGATCTTGGCGGCAATATTTACGTTTTGGGTGACAGTCCTAAGGGCACCAAGTCTGGCAATTGGACAGTCGGCATCCAAGATCCGAAAGCTTCTCGGGGGACTGCGATTGGTTCACTACCAGCCAAGAATAAGTCAATCGTGACTTCTGGGATTTATGAACGGTATTTGAAAAAGAATGGTAAAGTTTATAGCCATCTAATGGATCCCCAAACGGGTGCGCCGTATCAGAACAATTTGATGGGTGTCTCGATTATCTCGAAGAAGTCAGTGGATGGTGACGCGTTATCGACCGCGACCTTTGATAAGGGGTTGAAAGCCGGTATGAAGTATATTAATAGTAAGGCCAGTCAAGGAATCGGTGCGATCTTTATCACAAAGGACAAAAAGGTCTACGTTTCCGATAATTTGAAGAAGCAGTTTACGTTGTTTGGTGATGAGGGTTATAAATACGGGCCCATCAGTGATTTAAAGTAA
- a CDS encoding NusG domain II-containing protein, which translates to MRKLRTMIRTFKRYGDMIKPFDIIIIVALIILSFTPLAIFSYQQKQQAEHAALVAKRKATTSRTTYNAVVSHNGKVLKRVNISTLKTTKHFTYRDNHGHYNTITFKPKRVAITKANCSDQVCVRRGWIHKPGQTIVCLPHKLLVEIKASNGQVKSGGNGLVTE; encoded by the coding sequence ATGCGTAAATTACGGACAATGATCCGGACATTCAAACGTTATGGGGATATGATCAAGCCGTTTGATATTATTATTATTGTTGCGCTAATTATTTTATCGTTCACCCCGCTAGCGATTTTTTCATACCAACAAAAGCAACAAGCAGAGCACGCGGCACTCGTGGCCAAGCGAAAAGCCACCACCAGTCGCACCACCTATAACGCCGTCGTCTCACACAATGGGAAAGTTTTAAAACGAGTGAATATCAGTACCTTAAAAACGACTAAGCATTTCACCTATCGCGATAATCACGGGCACTATAACACGATCACTTTTAAACCTAAGCGAGTGGCGATTACTAAGGCTAACTGTTCCGATCAAGTCTGCGTCCGGCGTGGCTGGATCCACAAACCCGGACAGACCATTGTTTGTTTGCCACACAAACTCTTAGTTGAAATCAAAGCTAGCAACGGTCAGGTCAAATCTGGCGGTAACGGTTTAGTTACGGAGTAG
- the truA gene encoding tRNA pseudouridine(38-40) synthase TruA, with protein sequence MTTRYKVVLAYDGTNFAGFQRQPHQRTVEQVVTKAVNKMAKDPTEPIVIYGAGRTDAGVHAFGQTLHFDLPYEINPEGVRRGLNSMLPMDTIIKAVTIVPNDFHARYDTVGKRYWYRAYQGEFVDPFKRHYTGHFKFNADIDRIQQAIGDLEGRHDFSTFVASGSQAHDHVREIYSAKAWALPDEHEIQFEFCGSGFLYNQVRIMVAVLMEIGQGRRSVDCIPALLATKDREQARGTAPAAGLYMKKVYYEQNELQADLIKY encoded by the coding sequence GTGACCACACGGTATAAAGTAGTTTTAGCGTATGATGGGACCAACTTTGCGGGCTTTCAACGTCAACCACATCAGCGAACGGTAGAACAGGTCGTCACCAAGGCGGTGAACAAGATGGCAAAGGACCCGACCGAACCCATTGTCATCTATGGGGCCGGACGGACGGATGCTGGCGTACACGCCTTTGGTCAGACGTTACATTTTGATTTGCCTTATGAGATCAATCCAGAAGGGGTCCGGCGCGGCTTAAATAGCATGTTGCCCATGGACACGATCATCAAGGCGGTCACGATCGTGCCGAATGATTTTCATGCGCGTTATGATACCGTCGGCAAACGGTACTGGTATCGAGCTTATCAGGGTGAGTTTGTTGACCCGTTTAAACGGCACTATACTGGCCATTTTAAGTTTAATGCGGATATTGACCGCATTCAGCAGGCAATCGGTGATCTGGAAGGACGGCACGATTTTTCGACCTTTGTGGCATCCGGTTCGCAGGCCCACGACCACGTTCGTGAGATCTATTCTGCTAAGGCGTGGGCGTTACCTGATGAACATGAAATTCAGTTTGAATTTTGCGGCAGCGGTTTTTTATATAATCAAGTTCGCATCATGGTAGCGGTCTTGATGGAAATTGGACAAGGGCGGCGTTCGGTGGACTGTATTCCGGCATTGCTCGCTACCAAGGACCGCGAACAAGCCCGTGGAACGGCCCCGGCTGCTGGACTTTATATGAAAAAAGTGTATTATGAACAAAATGAATTACAAGCTGATTTGATAAAGTATTGA
- a CDS encoding FAD-dependent oxidoreductase, with product MAKKNIVVVGAGFAGVYATKKLSKHFKKNADVEITLIDRHSYFTYMTELHEVATERVEPEHIQYDLQRLFARRKNVRLVTDTVTGIDKKSQTVTTEHGSYQYDQLLISLGGESNDFGTPGVKEHGFELWSFEQAMALRAHLSAIIRRGAAELDPAKRKAMLTFTVCGSGFTGSELIGELIEYRDVLARDNKLDPSEITLQLVEAAPTIINMLNRTQAGKAAKYMEKHGVNIMTNSMITEVFEDHVNLKGKDPIPTYTLIWTAGVRANSIVKKFGIETNPRGGRLLANEFMQAKDSDNIFLAGDSTSYQEPDQPRPVPQIVQGAEETAAKAVEGIIKNVDQTDVTIKPFKGAYQASVDSIGSKYAVAQVLDKWNVSGFIAVLLKHAINWLYYVQIFSGYYLFQYFMHEFFRTRNNRNVFRGWVSRAGNVLWSVPLRFFYGAMWLWDCWTKVQGSESWFTDKLRLPFDWITVAATSGASQATKAAATSGASEAATSTAKAAKGVFSLSYMYGKEPLMVFDKMPHWFESITKFFVPNMQMALFFQKFMTCVEIIIALCIFFGLFTWFANAVTIGLVVVFCLSGMFYWVNIWMVFVALALMNGSGRTFGLDYWVVPWMQKHLGHWWYGNVRSHYDAVKTR from the coding sequence ATGGCAAAGAAAAATATTGTCGTTGTCGGTGCGGGGTTTGCTGGCGTCTACGCAACCAAAAAACTGTCTAAGCATTTTAAGAAAAATGCGGACGTTGAGATTACGTTGATCGACCGGCATTCATACTTCACGTATATGACTGAATTACATGAAGTTGCCACGGAACGGGTTGAACCTGAGCATATTCAATATGATTTGCAACGGTTGTTCGCACGACGGAAAAACGTTCGCCTCGTTACGGATACCGTAACAGGCATCGACAAAAAGTCACAAACAGTTACAACTGAACACGGGAGTTATCAATATGATCAACTCCTCATTAGCTTGGGTGGTGAATCTAACGATTTCGGCACACCAGGTGTTAAGGAACACGGTTTTGAATTGTGGTCCTTCGAACAAGCCATGGCCTTACGAGCTCATTTATCTGCAATTATTCGGCGCGGGGCGGCTGAGCTCGACCCTGCCAAACGCAAGGCGATGTTAACTTTCACCGTCTGCGGTTCTGGTTTTACCGGCTCTGAATTGATTGGTGAATTAATTGAATATCGTGACGTCTTGGCGCGGGATAACAAACTCGATCCTAGCGAAATCACGTTACAATTAGTAGAAGCCGCACCAACCATCATTAACATGCTCAACCGGACGCAAGCTGGTAAAGCTGCTAAATACATGGAAAAACATGGTGTTAATATCATGACTAACTCCATGATTACTGAAGTCTTTGAAGACCATGTTAACTTAAAGGGTAAGGATCCAATTCCAACCTACACGTTAATTTGGACAGCCGGAGTACGGGCTAACAGTATCGTTAAAAAGTTCGGTATCGAAACGAACCCTCGCGGTGGGCGTTTGTTAGCTAACGAATTCATGCAAGCTAAGGACAGCGACAACATCTTCTTAGCCGGTGATTCAACTAGTTACCAAGAACCCGACCAACCACGGCCAGTTCCACAAATCGTTCAAGGCGCTGAAGAAACAGCTGCTAAAGCGGTTGAAGGCATCATTAAGAACGTTGATCAGACAGACGTCACGATCAAGCCATTCAAAGGTGCTTACCAAGCATCCGTTGATTCGATTGGTTCTAAGTATGCCGTAGCACAAGTCTTAGACAAGTGGAACGTTTCTGGTTTTATTGCAGTGCTCTTAAAACACGCTATCAACTGGCTATACTACGTTCAGATTTTCTCAGGCTACTATTTATTCCAGTACTTCATGCACGAATTCTTCCGGACCCGCAACAACCGGAACGTCTTCCGCGGCTGGGTCTCTCGGGCCGGTAACGTGCTCTGGAGTGTTCCACTGCGGTTCTTCTACGGTGCTATGTGGTTATGGGATTGTTGGACTAAAGTTCAGGGTTCCGAATCGTGGTTTACTGATAAGTTACGCTTACCATTCGATTGGATTACCGTAGCAGCTACTAGTGGCGCTTCCCAAGCAACCAAGGCAGCTGCTACTAGCGGGGCCTCTGAAGCCGCAACGTCAACTGCTAAGGCAGCTAAGGGCGTTTTCAGTCTTTCATACATGTACGGTAAAGAACCACTGATGGTCTTTGACAAAATGCCGCATTGGTTCGAATCAATCACGAAGTTCTTTGTTCCGAACATGCAAATGGCACTCTTCTTCCAGAAGTTTATGACTTGTGTCGAAATCATTATCGCCCTTTGTATCTTCTTCGGACTCTTTACTTGGTTTGCAAATGCCGTCACTATTGGTTTAGTTGTCGTCTTCTGCTTATCAGGAATGTTCTACTGGGTCAACATTTGGATGGTCTTCGTTGCTTTAGCCTTGATGAACGGCTCTGGCCGGACATTTGGATTAGATTACTGGGTCGTTCCGTGGATGCAGAAACACCTCGGACACTGGTGGTATGGCAACGTTCGTTCACATTACGATGCTGTTAAAACCCGCTAG
- a CDS encoding energy-coupling factor ABC transporter ATP-binding protein has protein sequence MSPIINVEHLDYRYPQQAADQLTLHDISFTVMPGEWVAIVGHNGSGKSTLAKNLNGLLAPAAGKITVDGQVLSETTVWDIRKKIGMVFQNPDNQFVGATVEDDVAFSLENQGIPRPEMLTRVRAALAQVNMQDFATREPARLSGGQKQRVALAGMIAARPQILILDEATSMLDPRGRQEVLTTIREMKANSALTVLSITHDIDEAASANRVLVINDGEVKEEGTPAEIFQHGESLIKMGLDMPYAERLKAALKRLGVQVPTQYLTEKGMADWLWQLRSNK, from the coding sequence GTGAGTCCGATTATTAACGTTGAACATTTAGATTATCGTTACCCGCAGCAGGCGGCAGACCAGTTAACGTTACATGACATTTCTTTTACAGTCATGCCGGGTGAATGGGTCGCCATTGTCGGCCATAACGGTTCTGGTAAGTCGACTTTGGCTAAGAATTTAAATGGCTTATTAGCGCCAGCCGCCGGAAAGATTACGGTTGACGGGCAGGTACTGTCTGAAACGACGGTCTGGGATATCCGTAAAAAGATTGGCATGGTCTTTCAAAATCCCGATAACCAATTTGTGGGCGCCACGGTGGAAGATGATGTTGCCTTTAGTCTTGAAAACCAAGGCATCCCGCGGCCTGAGATGCTAACGCGTGTGCGAGCAGCCTTAGCGCAAGTCAATATGCAAGACTTTGCGACCCGGGAACCGGCCCGCTTGTCGGGGGGACAAAAACAACGTGTGGCTTTGGCTGGCATGATTGCCGCGCGGCCACAGATTTTGATTCTGGACGAAGCCACGTCGATGCTGGACCCGCGTGGTCGCCAAGAAGTATTGACGACGATTCGGGAGATGAAGGCTAACTCAGCGCTGACCGTACTGTCGATTACCCATGATATTGATGAGGCTGCCAGTGCTAACCGGGTACTAGTCATTAATGACGGTGAAGTTAAGGAAGAAGGCACTCCGGCAGAAATTTTCCAGCATGGTGAGTCTTTAATTAAGATGGGATTAGACATGCCGTATGCAGAACGCTTGAAAGCAGCACTCAAGCGGCTAGGTGTTCAAGTGCCAACGCAGTATTTAACGGAGAAAGGAATGGCGGACTGGTTATGGCAATTACGTTCAAACAAGTAG